A portion of the Oryzias melastigma strain HK-1 linkage group LG1, ASM292280v2, whole genome shotgun sequence genome contains these proteins:
- the lgsn gene encoding lengsin isoform X1, whose amino-acid sequence MSSKTDMNDSEDLKEDLRKDQTNGTAMSRSDKKGVRVTGRCGPSVDWSHTGGPSIVHAPICSQIPPHPPTVVAIGPQRSPEQVDPKLDGEDWTRDAPTQTRTPFGEAGLPQQTVEELKSVLRVGIRGGDDGKPGGPYKYWSSAGGGPGGGQDDGSSHRAFSTFKPQSDASRRGARSRGSTSIQLPSTVDSSSSFRSSADTNRQPGGRTLAHSSSSSWGGDTEGSHSENDIKSVEFTGNQWFMASMEQIKQQIARENITFVRFEATDLHGVSRSKTVPVRYFHEKAVYGVPMPRSYLELTLSPKSNEVDHASTANFSSDVLLIPDLSTFKLLPWAEQTARVICDPCTVTGNPLRTSPRLIAKQLLGQLQSLGFSLHSSFTYECCVLGAPERLGPKTLLFPATTLLSNHDLPFFQQLVDSMYCMGADIDSIASASGPGQMEINLRPEFGISAADSAFTFRTGIKEMARKHSYIASFFTDDGLYNAGVLSHSLWDANGRRSLFHSGEKPGELSEIGKKWLAGLLTHSAALSCLMSPGLGCRSHMAKTIKDPKRLLYATCGCNDNSSSFNIKSHGGRETHVDNKLGSAMANPYIVLAATVAAGLDGIRRNLSVEGSLNKAPGQQKDFSIPIKLDDALEALGDDHVIRSVLGEPFVQYFIAMKKFEIETQELDDERNKCLEYFI is encoded by the exons ATGAGTTCAAAGACAGACATGAATGACTCTGAAGACCTGAAG GAGGACCTGAGGAAAGACCAAACCAACGGGACGGCGATGAGCAGAAGTGACAAGAAAGGAGTGAGGGTGACGGGGAGGTGTGGGCCTTCAGTGGACTGGAGCCACACAGGAGGTCCATCCATCGTCCATGCTCCCATCTGCTCCCAGATCCCTCCACACCCTCCCACAGTCGTCGCCATTGGACCTCAAAGATCTCCAGAACAAGTCGACCCAAAGCTGGATGGAGAGGACTGGACGAGGGACGCGCCGACTCAGACCAGGACGCCGTTTGGTGAAGCGGGTCTTCCTCAGCAGACCGTAGAGGAGCTGAAGTCCGTCTTGAGGGTCGGCATCAGGGGAGGAGACGACGGGAAACCAGGAGGTCCCTACAAGTACTGGAGCAGCGCTGGTGGAGGTCCGGGTGGTGGTCAGGACGATGGAAGCTCTCACAGAGCTTTCAGTACCTTCAAACCTCAAAGTGATGCTTCCAGAAGAGGGGCCAGGTCCAGAGGCAGCACATCTATTCAGCTGCCTTCCACCGTGGATTCATCCAGCTCGTTCAGGTCCAGCGCCGACACAAATAGGCAGCCGGGAGGCCGGACCCTCGCACATTCAAGCAGCAGCTCCTGGGGAGGAGACACTGAAGGTTCTCACTCAG AAAACGACATCAAGAGCGTGGAGTTCACTGGAAACCAGTGGTTCATGGCGTCCATGGAGCAGATCAAGCAGCAGATCGCGCGAGAAAACATCACCTTCGTTCGCTTCGAGGCCACGGACCTCCACGGCGTGTCCAGGTCCAAGACGGTGCCTGTCCGCTACTTCCAC GAGAAAGCGGTTTATGGCGTCCCCATGCCGAGGAGCTACCTGGAGCTGACGCTGAGCCCCAAAAGCAATGAGGTGGACCATGCTAGCACCGCCAACTTCAGCAGTGACGTCCTCCTGATTCCTGACCTGTCCACCTTCAAGCTCCTGCCCTGGGCCGAGCAGACCGCGCGGGTCATCTGCGACCCGTGCACCGTGACGGGAAATCCCCTGCGGACTTCTCCTCGCCTTATCGCCAAGCAGCTCCTCGGCCAGCTCCAGAGCCTGGGATTCTCGCTGCACTCGTCCTTCACGTATGAATGCTGCGTCCTGGGAGCGCCGGAGCGGCTCGGACCCAAGACGCTCCTCTTCCCCGCCACCACCCTGCTCAGCAACCACGACCTGCCCTTCTTCCAGCAGCTGGTGGACAGCATGTACTGCATGGGTGCCGACATTGACAGCATCGCGTCCGCCAGCGGCCCCGGCCAGATGGAGATCAACCTGCGGCCGGAGTTCGGGATTTCTGCCGCCGACAGCGCCTTCACCTTCCGCACGGGCATCAAGGAAATGGCTCGCAAACACAGCTACATAGCCAGCTTCTTCACCGACGACGGCCTCTACAACGCCGGCGTGCTCTCCCACAGCCTGTGGGATGCCAACGGGCGGCGAAGCCTCTTCCACAGCGGCGAGAAGCCCGGCGAGCTGTCTGAAATCGGTAAAAAATGGCTGGCGGGGCTGCTGACCCACTCGGCCGCCCTCAGCTGCCTGATGTCGCCGGGCCTCGGCTGCAGGAGCCACATGGCCAAGACCATCAAAGACCCCAAGCGCCTGCTGTACGCCACCTGCGGCTGCAACGACAACAGCAGCTCCTTCAACATCAAGAGCCACGGCGGGAGGGAGACGCACGTCGACAACAAGCTCGGCTCCGCCATGGCCAACCCTTACATCGTGCTGGCCGCCACGGTGGCCGCCGGACTGGACGGAATCAGGAGGAACCTGAGCGTGGAGGGCTCCCTGAACAAAGCTCCCGGCCAGCAGAAGGACTTCTCCATCCCCATAAAGCTGGACGACGCTCTGGAGGCGCTGGGGGACGACCACGTCATCCGCAGCGTGCTGGGAGAACCCTTCGTCCAGTATTTCATCGCCATGAAGAAGTTCGAGATCGAGACCCAGGAGCTGGACGACGAGAGGAACAAGTGTCTGGAGTATTTCATCTGA
- the lgsn gene encoding lengsin isoform X2 yields MSRSDKKGVRVTGRCGPSVDWSHTGGPSIVHAPICSQIPPHPPTVVAIGPQRSPEQVDPKLDGEDWTRDAPTQTRTPFGEAGLPQQTVEELKSVLRVGIRGGDDGKPGGPYKYWSSAGGGPGGGQDDGSSHRAFSTFKPQSDASRRGARSRGSTSIQLPSTVDSSSSFRSSADTNRQPGGRTLAHSSSSSWGGDTEGSHSENDIKSVEFTGNQWFMASMEQIKQQIARENITFVRFEATDLHGVSRSKTVPVRYFHEKAVYGVPMPRSYLELTLSPKSNEVDHASTANFSSDVLLIPDLSTFKLLPWAEQTARVICDPCTVTGNPLRTSPRLIAKQLLGQLQSLGFSLHSSFTYECCVLGAPERLGPKTLLFPATTLLSNHDLPFFQQLVDSMYCMGADIDSIASASGPGQMEINLRPEFGISAADSAFTFRTGIKEMARKHSYIASFFTDDGLYNAGVLSHSLWDANGRRSLFHSGEKPGELSEIGKKWLAGLLTHSAALSCLMSPGLGCRSHMAKTIKDPKRLLYATCGCNDNSSSFNIKSHGGRETHVDNKLGSAMANPYIVLAATVAAGLDGIRRNLSVEGSLNKAPGQQKDFSIPIKLDDALEALGDDHVIRSVLGEPFVQYFIAMKKFEIETQELDDERNKCLEYFI; encoded by the exons ATGAGCAGAAGTGACAAGAAAGGAGTGAGGGTGACGGGGAGGTGTGGGCCTTCAGTGGACTGGAGCCACACAGGAGGTCCATCCATCGTCCATGCTCCCATCTGCTCCCAGATCCCTCCACACCCTCCCACAGTCGTCGCCATTGGACCTCAAAGATCTCCAGAACAAGTCGACCCAAAGCTGGATGGAGAGGACTGGACGAGGGACGCGCCGACTCAGACCAGGACGCCGTTTGGTGAAGCGGGTCTTCCTCAGCAGACCGTAGAGGAGCTGAAGTCCGTCTTGAGGGTCGGCATCAGGGGAGGAGACGACGGGAAACCAGGAGGTCCCTACAAGTACTGGAGCAGCGCTGGTGGAGGTCCGGGTGGTGGTCAGGACGATGGAAGCTCTCACAGAGCTTTCAGTACCTTCAAACCTCAAAGTGATGCTTCCAGAAGAGGGGCCAGGTCCAGAGGCAGCACATCTATTCAGCTGCCTTCCACCGTGGATTCATCCAGCTCGTTCAGGTCCAGCGCCGACACAAATAGGCAGCCGGGAGGCCGGACCCTCGCACATTCAAGCAGCAGCTCCTGGGGAGGAGACACTGAAGGTTCTCACTCAG AAAACGACATCAAGAGCGTGGAGTTCACTGGAAACCAGTGGTTCATGGCGTCCATGGAGCAGATCAAGCAGCAGATCGCGCGAGAAAACATCACCTTCGTTCGCTTCGAGGCCACGGACCTCCACGGCGTGTCCAGGTCCAAGACGGTGCCTGTCCGCTACTTCCAC GAGAAAGCGGTTTATGGCGTCCCCATGCCGAGGAGCTACCTGGAGCTGACGCTGAGCCCCAAAAGCAATGAGGTGGACCATGCTAGCACCGCCAACTTCAGCAGTGACGTCCTCCTGATTCCTGACCTGTCCACCTTCAAGCTCCTGCCCTGGGCCGAGCAGACCGCGCGGGTCATCTGCGACCCGTGCACCGTGACGGGAAATCCCCTGCGGACTTCTCCTCGCCTTATCGCCAAGCAGCTCCTCGGCCAGCTCCAGAGCCTGGGATTCTCGCTGCACTCGTCCTTCACGTATGAATGCTGCGTCCTGGGAGCGCCGGAGCGGCTCGGACCCAAGACGCTCCTCTTCCCCGCCACCACCCTGCTCAGCAACCACGACCTGCCCTTCTTCCAGCAGCTGGTGGACAGCATGTACTGCATGGGTGCCGACATTGACAGCATCGCGTCCGCCAGCGGCCCCGGCCAGATGGAGATCAACCTGCGGCCGGAGTTCGGGATTTCTGCCGCCGACAGCGCCTTCACCTTCCGCACGGGCATCAAGGAAATGGCTCGCAAACACAGCTACATAGCCAGCTTCTTCACCGACGACGGCCTCTACAACGCCGGCGTGCTCTCCCACAGCCTGTGGGATGCCAACGGGCGGCGAAGCCTCTTCCACAGCGGCGAGAAGCCCGGCGAGCTGTCTGAAATCGGTAAAAAATGGCTGGCGGGGCTGCTGACCCACTCGGCCGCCCTCAGCTGCCTGATGTCGCCGGGCCTCGGCTGCAGGAGCCACATGGCCAAGACCATCAAAGACCCCAAGCGCCTGCTGTACGCCACCTGCGGCTGCAACGACAACAGCAGCTCCTTCAACATCAAGAGCCACGGCGGGAGGGAGACGCACGTCGACAACAAGCTCGGCTCCGCCATGGCCAACCCTTACATCGTGCTGGCCGCCACGGTGGCCGCCGGACTGGACGGAATCAGGAGGAACCTGAGCGTGGAGGGCTCCCTGAACAAAGCTCCCGGCCAGCAGAAGGACTTCTCCATCCCCATAAAGCTGGACGACGCTCTGGAGGCGCTGGGGGACGACCACGTCATCCGCAGCGTGCTGGGAGAACCCTTCGTCCAGTATTTCATCGCCATGAAGAAGTTCGAGATCGAGACCCAGGAGCTGGACGACGAGAGGAACAAGTGTCTGGAGTATTTCATCTGA